A genomic window from Bacillota bacterium includes:
- a CDS encoding DUF2892 domain-containing protein: MAQKSLYIQKNVGPVDQGVRIILGITLIVLPANLQWPAWTIAVLAAIGGSQIIEGITAY, encoded by the coding sequence ATGGCACAAAAATCATTATATATTCAAAAGAATGTTGGCCCAGTGGATCAAGGTGTCCGTATAATACTGGGCATTACTTTAATTGTACTCCCTGCTAATTTGCAGTGGCCGGCATGGACAATCGCAGTCTTGGCGGCAATCGGCGGATCGCAAATTATCGAAGGCATTACTGCTTATTGA